A single region of the Plutella xylostella chromosome 26, ilPluXylo3.1, whole genome shotgun sequence genome encodes:
- the LOC105394586 gene encoding uncharacterized protein LOC105394586, with protein MNNHLNEDTGHVLDTTIAREQFERLASAATASQTLEKLNISASTLPSASRGLMVRLAAAARGASPGPLGPPPDPAGLALRRAAATAQALDDDYQILTLQHKIKEVQLKINRNAKFISSLTSTLSEARGGAGVAGGAAGVAGGAGGAAERLAADLRAHRHKLTAYKDSADKAKNKYSMLEVAGELEPGVLREGCARAAAAAAAAARWARAAEDTECTRRLRQQTLKLQLS; from the exons ATGAATAATCATCTAAATGAAGATACTGGCCATGTTCTCGATACTACCATTGCAAGAGAACAGTTTGAGCGGCTAGCTTCAG CGGCCACCGCGTCTCAGACCCTGGAGAAGCTGAACATCAGCGCATCCACCCTGCCGAGTGCGAGCCGGGGCCTGATGGTgcgcctcgccgccgccgcgcgggGGGCGTCCCCGGGGCCGCTGGGGCCGCCCCCCGACCCCGCGGGGCTGGcgctgcgccgcgccgccgccaccgcacAGGCTCTAGACGACGACTACCAGATCCTCACGCTGCAGCACAAGATAAAGGAGGTGCAGCTCAAGATCAACAGGAATGCTAAG TTCATCTCGAGCCTCACCTCCACGCTGTCAGAGGCGCGCGGCGGGGCCGGGgtcgcggggggcgcggcgggggtcgcggggggtgcggggggcgcggcggaGCGGCTCGCGGCCGACCTGCGCGCGCACCGACACAAGCTCACCGCCTACAAGGACAGCGCTGATAAGGCCAAG AACAAGTACTCGATGCTGGAAGTGGCGGGCGAGTTGGAGCCGGGCGTGTTGCGAGAGggctgcgcgcgcgcggcggcggcggcggcggcggcggcgcgctgggCGCGGGCGGCCGAGGACACGGAGTGCACGCGCCGGCTGCGGCAGCAGACCTTGAAGCTGCAGCTGTCGTGA
- the LOC105379961 gene encoding succinate dehydrogenase [ubiquinone] iron-sulfur subunit, mitochondrial, with protein sequence MPLLRLTTGTFGQLRSLATSAALAKRVKTFSVYRWNPDEPDKKPTMQNYEVDLDECAPMVLDALLKIKNEVDPTLTFRRSCREGVCGSCAMNIDGVNTLACISHIDTDVNKPSKIYPLPHMYVVKDLVPDLTNFYRQYQSIEPWLQRDKEAAKGKEVQLLQDVKDREKLDGLYECVFCACCSTSCPSYWWNGDKYLGPAVLMQAYRWIIDSRDDATAKRLDRLKDTYSVYRCHTIMNCTRTCPKGLNPGRAIAQIKTLLSGIVKKETPILDPAGLEKQQAANH encoded by the coding sequence ATGCCGCTGCTGAGGCTGACGACGGGCACCTTCGGGCAGCTGCGCTCGCTGGCCACGTCCGCCGCGCTCGCCAAGCGCGTCAAGACCTTCTCCGTGTATCGTTGGAACCCCGACGAGCCCGACAAGAAGCCCACCATGCAGAACTACGAGGTGGACCTGGACGAGTGCGCGCCTATGGTGCTGGACGCGCTGCTGAAGATCAAGAACGAGGTGGACCCCACGCTGACGTTCCGGCGCTCGTGCCGCGAGGGCGTGTGCGGCTCCTGCGCCATGAACATCGACGGCGTCAACACGCTGGCCTGCATCAGCCACATCGACACGGATGTCAACAAGCCCTCCAAGATCTACCCGCTGCCGCACATGTACGTGGTCAAGGACCTGGTGCCGGACCTCACCAACTTCTACCGCCAGTACCAGTCCATCGAGCCGTGGCTGCAGCGCGACAAGGAGGCGGCCAAGGGCAAGGAGGTGCAGCTGCTGCAGGACGTGAAGGACCGCGAGAAGCTGGACGGGCTCTATGAGTGCGTGTTCTGCGCCTGCTGCTCCACCAGCTGCCCCTCCTACTGGTGGAACGGGGACAAGTACCTTGGCCCCGCCGTGCTCATGCAGGCGTACCGCTGGATCATTGACTCGCGTGATGACGCCACGGCCAAGCGCCTCGACCGCCTCAAGGACACCTACTCCGTGTACCGCTGCCACACCATCATGAACTGCACCAGGACCTGCCCCAAGGGACTCAACCCCGGCCGCGCCATCGCACAGATCAAGACTCTGCTCTCAGGTATTGTAAAGAAAGAGACTCCCATCCTGGACCCGGCAGGCCTGGAGAAGCAGCAGGCAGCTAACCACTAA
- the LOC119692192 gene encoding cilia- and flagella-associated protein 206, producing MECHEALLRNMTGEAVRAAARARGGGDGSAGGGDGQAGGGGGEEALARRLLQLLLLRPRHARLLAPPPPRAPAPRAALDALMQECVEMLVRGGPELQTLRLQQLSSLDEGADDAPGEGADDALVARLGAACDAALAPLRAELLQPAPDPGHPGHPGRLHRKLSIYLILASGLGNPTSIQTLKEGMSALESVLPLSELDWLSAAPRGEAGARLDELLAVVAGVRLFNRDCNQAGEDINDLPRELAEAGAAAAAAAGALPEAARRVAGLTAAAARALALADRGVRLAPPPGLTEAECELVFSWLCLARQHERGLLRLQQRLQRGSCSAGRLLARHADALRATHAAVKYRTAVPRATVFPLFSRVWASWRAMHGAAAAARALLRRWAALTAAHDQLEPPHDLIDNMLDGARVLSDEERASGELSTRERLRLGALPHHAPWDQAKGVQYQGFCAMCLCVGALIPSNVKVGTVRHGSARYGFCSVDMAEGFSKDPQRYINEVLDYARNHPALVDLLDLYEELDKVKHIEKLVEHYEVKAKTESKEVQTELHPVPSRVDADYSWNLWEHKRRACAAATMVLCATHSTQTVHSHWRAEAAAQAAPARPAAVQTRRDAAAATGPALRYLSLEGRWGRPPWVDYMPPPDEGEKLKVLPMEACVPGCPPPPAPPAAPASPSLGEEEGTSTMMSEALPEQSHTSIM from the exons ATGGAGTGCCACGAGGCCCTGCTTCGCAACATGACGGGGGAGGCggtgcgggcggcggcgcgggcgcgcgggggcggggacGGGTCGGCGGGGGGCGGGGACGGGCaggcggggggcggcggcggggaggAGGCGCTGGCGcggcggctgctgcagctgctgctgctgcgccCGCGCCACGCCCGCCTGCTGgcccccccgccgccccgcgcccccgccccccgcgccgcgctgGACGCGCTCATGCAAGAATGTGTTGAGATGCTCGtgc GCGGCGGGCCGGAGTTGCAGACGCTACGGCTGCAGCAGCTGTCGTCACTGGACGAGGGCGCGGACGACGCCCCGGGCGAGGGCGCGGACGACGCCCTGGTGGCCCGGCTGGGCGCCGCCTGCGATGCCGCGCTGGCCCCGCTGCGCGCCGAGCTGCTGCAGCCCGCGCCGGACCCGGGCCACCCGGGGCACCCGGGCAGGCTGCACCGCAAGCTCTCCATCTACCTCATCCTGGCCAGTGGGCTCGGCAACCCCACCTCCATACAG ACGCTGAAAGAAGGCATGTCTGCGCTGGAGAGCGTGCTGCCGCTATCGGAGCTGGACTGGCTGTCGGCGGCGCCGCGGGGCGAGGCGGGCGCGCGCCTCGACGAGCTGCTGGCCGTGGTCGCCGGCGTGAGGCTCTTCAACCGAGACTGCAACCAGGCGGGGGAGGATATCAACGACT TGCCGCGCGAGCTGGCggaggcgggcgcggcggcggcggcggcggcgggcgcgctgcccgaggcggcgcggcgcgtggCCGGcctcaccgccgccgccgcgcgcgcgctggCGCTGGCGGACCGCGGCGTGCGCCTCGCGCCGCCACCCGGACTCACCGA AGCGGAGTGCGAGCTGGTGTTCTCGTGGCTGTGCCTGGCGCGGCAGCACGAGCGCGGCTTGTTGCGGCTGCAGCAGCGCCTGCAGCGGGGCTCGTGCAGCGCGGGCCGGCTGCTCGCGCGCCACGCCGACGCGCTGCGGGCCACGCACGCTGCTGTGAAGTATAGGACCGCCGTGCCCCGAGCCACCGTGTTC CCGCTGTTCAGCCGCGTGTGGGCGTCGTGGCGCGCCATgcacggcgcggcggcggcggcgcgcgcgctgctCCGGCGCTGGGCCGCCCTCACCGCCGCCCACGACCAGCTCGAACCACCGCACGACTTGATCGACAACATGCTCG ATGGCGCCCGCGTGTTGTCGGACGAGGAGCGCGCGAGTGGCGAGCTGTCGACGCGGGAGCGCCTGCGCCTCGGCGCCCTGCCCCACCACGCTCCCTGGGACCAAGCCAAGGGGGTTCAG TACCAGGGTTTCTGTGCCATGTGCCTGTGCGTGGGCGCCCTGATACCGAGCAACGTCAAGGTCGGCACGGTCCGGCACGGGAGCGCGCGGTATGGCTTCTGCAGCGTGGACATGGCCGAGGGGTTCAGCAAAGATCCACAAAG GTACATAAACGAAGTGTTGGATTACGCCCGCAATCACCCCGCCTTGGTCGACTTGCTCGACTTGTATGAAGAACTTGACAAAGTTAAACACATCGAGAAATTGGTCGAGCACTACGAAGTCAAAG CTAAAACCGAGTCGAAGGAGGTCCAGACGGAGCTGCACCCGGTGCCGTCGCGCGTGGACGCGGACTACTCGTGGAACCTGTGGGAGCACAAGCGccgcgcctgcgccgcc GCGACAATGGTGCTCTGCGCGACGCACTCGACGCAAACAGTGCACAGCCACTGGCgcgcggaggcggcggcgcaggcggCCCCGGCGCGCCCCGCGGCCGTGCAGACGCGccgcgacgccgccgccgccaccggcCCCGCGCTGCGGTATCTGAGCCTCGAGGGCCGCTGGGGCCGCCCGCCTTGGGTCGACTACATGCCGCCGCCGGACGAGGGGGAGAAGTTGAAAG TCCTCCCAATGGAGGCGTGTGTCCCTGGctgcccgcccccgcccgcgccccccgccgcccccgcgagCCCCTCGCTGGGTGAGGAAGAGGGGACCAGCACCATGATGTCTGAGGCACTACCGGAACAAAGCCATACTTCGATTATGTAG
- the LOC119692147 gene encoding biorientation of chromosomes in cell division protein 1-like 1 — translation MSHVQYTMPGDPRLVDQLVYELKSKGIFDKFRKECMSDVDTRPAYQNLRQRVEGSVAGFLARTPWRPGLNKNQLREKLRKHILDGNYLEQGVERIVDQVVNPKVASVFIPQVEELVYSYLGIPRRRGAGAAGGAGVAGGAGGAARGAGGLLPPDLEAVSPGSVHSDEDNKEEQAMDTSSTDPGDKMEVDVQAKEEIKDEVTEAEKEETQLSGISDLTSHGSDSADVEHKPENKLAGYTIPKIDLAKIELPKDSDIPLPDAPMPEDNDVPAPDKDEKTFKPINSDDEDSSSDSSDLRRNMSPLTPVRNFDDENSCDAQQAFEDNPREIKHEDNKEPANFRFSIESKSDENNSDVKTEKKEAESTNLAYQFENQVNINKFATPVYEESSNSNNLQIDYESDANSKTNTEVKPPVEPEQSSQDVKKKERKSEERKSSHKSSSRSRDSRRRSESKHSRDKRDDKKPRDEHSSKSKSSSSHRDRSRDRNDKKDDRESSRQRTSSSHKSSSHRSGHRHSSRPDDKKSSSSNRDRSEKSSSKDHRSSRDSKSSHRSDKDRKSSGSSSRSKNEKDKEKKEKKEPDDHHSASGRGRARRDTDRDSNDGHSSSSKSSHNHVSSKTTDSKKENKDGSKPSSTSSGTSPSDGERRPTGGSRARDALLARRVVRVEHLDAPPPSPRLAMPEVVLKKPKFASNLQEARQMMKMRKFLDEEQRRMNQEAALLLEFQAQERPPGPRAPGPRTAPRTPCGPELEFACVNHAEDISHVDTVAQETETEHRVEDQEAQRTNTDVMSFNDEEETIESIAEIQKEVDNITNFMDTDEENSSMEADGNVTAYEIETKTDYFAQIEENNKEANTNLNDFIDKKMINDIIGVPEEMPAVEQNGELQFFGQLEKYNAELYSDQYSKFLKAFTENATRKLFLVNCDIYNENVFKMAAQELGGYDVVSLHKNGHIKLPKATIDIDFTNKEIVIPIKTEEAMKSPSECIQLLSPARSDRSLDVSGDCAGRLDDWSGDYAARLEDMLTTTSRQQVMEIILGGVIADGSPSKMPRIAICAESRIETSHKRSGDPDVELSLAGCNRRDPDNTSLASKCNGDPDMDPSLAAIKRSGDPDMDSPRTGIKRSAGGDPDNNNRQVLTPNKIRKISGSDQITSTTEETEELTNSLRSTNIISKSKYLGKARRVGLPRPRKTVHANSPSSDKSVENYEDSPPPPRRAPRAPAQRYDTSDLYKPKLHFLSRRNNVT, via the exons ATGTCTCATGTACAGTACACGATGCCTGGTGATCCTCGTTTGGTCGATCAACTAGTCTACGAGCTCAAGTCCAAGGGTATATTTGATAAG TTCCGCAAGGAGTGCATGTCGGACGTGGACACGCGGCCCGCGTACCAGAACCTGCGGCAGCGCGTGGAGGGCTCCGTGGCGGGCTTCCTCGCGCGCACGCCGTGGCGCCCCGGCCTCAACAAGAACCAGCTCAGGGAGAAGCTCCGGAAACACATACTTGA CGGCAACTACCTGGAGCAGGGCGTGGAGCGCATCGTGGACCAGGTCGTCAACCCCAAGGTGGCCTCCGTCTTCATACCACAG GTAGAGGAGCTGGTGTACAGCTACCTGGGCATcccgcggcggcgcggcgcgggggcggcggggggcgcgggggtggCGGGGGGCGCCGGGGGGGCCGcgaggggcgcgggggggctgCTGCCGCCCGACCTGGAGGCCGTGAGCCCCGGCTCCGTGCACAGCGACGAGGACAACAAAGAGGAGCAGGCCATGGACACTTCTTCCACCGACCCCGGAGACAAGATGGAAGTTGACGTCCAAGCGAAGGAGGAAATCAAAGACGAAGTGACTGAAGCGGAGAAGGAGGAGACGCAGCTGTCCGGAATTAGTGACCTTACGTCTCACGGCTCTGATAGTGCAGATGTAGAACACAAGCCAGAGAACAAGCTCGCCGGGTACACCATACCCAAGATAGATCTCGCCAAGATTGAACTGCCCAAGGACTCCGATATACCGCTGCCCGATGCACCCATGCCTGAAGACAATGACGTGCCAGCGCCAGACAAGGACGAGAAGACGTTTAAACCTATCAACAGCGATGACGAAGATTCCAGCTCCGACTCGTCAGATCTGAGAAGAAATATGTCGCCGCTCACTCCAGTGAGAAACTTCGATGACGAGAACTCTTGCGACGCGCAACAAGCCTTCGAGGACAATCCGCGGGAAATCAAACATGAAGACAATAAAGAACCGGCCAACTTCAGGTTCTCCATTGAATCCAAGTCCGATGAAAACAATTCCGATgttaaaactgaaaaaaaagaaGCGGAGAGTACAAACTTGGCATATCAGTTCGAGAATCAAGTGAACATAAACAAGTTCGCCACGCCAGTGTACGAGGAGAGTTCAAACAGCAACAATCTGCAGATAGATTACGAGAGTGACGCCAACAGCAAGACCAACACTGAGGTGAAACCACCCGTGGAACCAGAGCAGTCGTCACAGGATGTGAAGAAGAAGGAGAGAAAGTCGGAGGAGAGGAAGAGTTCTCACAAGTCGTCGAGTCGCTCTCGAGACTCGCGCCGCCGCTCCGAGTCCAAGCACTCCCGAGACAAGCGAGACGACAAGAAACCTCGCGACGAACACAGCTCCAAATCCAAGTCATCATCGAGCCATCGCGACAGATCGCGCGATAGGAACGACAAGAAAGACGACAGAGAGTCGTCGAGACAACGGACCAGCTCGTCACACAAGAGCTCGAGCCATCGCTCTGGACACCGACACTCCAGCAGACCTGACGATAAAAAGTCATCTTCCAGCAATCGGGACAGAAGCGAAAAATCCAGCTCTAAAGACCACAGATCCTCGAGAGACTCTAAAAGCTCCCACAGGTCAGACAAGGACAGGAAGAGCAGCGGTTCCAGTAGCCGGAGCAAGAACGAGAAGGATAAAGAGAAGAAGGAGAAGAAGGAGCCGGACGACCACCACAGCGCGTCGGGGCGGGGCCGCGCAAGGAGGGACACCGACCGGGACTCCAACGACGGACACAGCTCATCTTCCAAGTCCTCACACAACCACGTCAGCTCTAAAACCACCGACAGCAAGAAGGAAAACAAGGACGGGTCAAAGCCGAGTTCTACCAGCAGTGGTACTAGTCCGAGCGACGGCGAGCGGCGCCCCACGGGCGGCTCGCGGGCGCGGGACGCCCTGCTGGCGCGCCGCGTCGTGCGCGTGGAGCACCTGGACGCCCcgcccccctccccccgccTCGCCATGCCCGAGGTCGTGCTAAAAAAGCCTAAATTCGCCTCGAATCTACAAGAAGCGCGGCAAATGATGAAGATGCGTAAGTTCTTGGATGAGGAGCAGCGGCGGATGAACCAGGAGGCGGCGCTGCTGCTGGAGTTCCAGGCGCAGGAGCGTCCCCccggcccccgcgcccccggccCCCGCACCGCCCCCCGCACCCCCTGCGGTCCCGAGCTAGAGTTCGCATGTGTCAACCACGCAGAAGACATCTCACATGTTGATACTGTCGCACAAGAAACGGAGACTGAGCATAGGGTTGAGGATCAGGAAGCACAGAGAACAAACACAGACGTGATGTCTTTCAATGATGAGGAGGAGACCATAGAGTCGATCGCGGAAATACAGAAGGAGGTGGATAATATCACTAATTTCATGGACACTGACGAGGAGAATAGCAGTATGGAGGCAGATGGTAACGTCACTGCTTACGAAATAGAGACAAAGACGGATTACTTTGCGCAGATTGAAGAAAATAACAAAGAGGCTAACACGAATCTTAACGATTTCATAGACAAGAAGATGATTAATGACATAATCGGGGTCCCGGAAGAGATGCCCGCGGTAGAACAGAACGGCGAATTACAGTTCTTCGGTCAACTGGAGAAATACAACGCTGAATTATACAGCGACCAATACTCCAAGTTCCTCAAAGCGTTCACAGAGAACGCAACTAGAAAACTGTTTCTTGTCAACTGCGACATTTACAACGAAAACGTGTTCAAAATGGCGGCACAAGAACTGGGCGGGTACGACGTCGTATCCTTACACAAGAATGGCCACATCAAGCTGCCTAAAGCTACAATAGACATAGACTTCACCAACAAAGAAATAGTCATACCAATAAAGACCGAAGAAGCGATGAAATCACCTTCAGAGTGTATTCAGTTGTTAAGCCCCGCGCGGTCCGACAGATCGCTGGACGTGTCGGGCGACTGCGCGGGCCGGTTGGACGACTGGTCGGGCGACTACGCGGCCAGGTTGGAAGACATGTTGACCACCACGTCTCGCCAGCAGGTCATGGAGATCATACTCGGCGGGGTTATAG cGGACGGGTCTCCGAGCAAGATGCCTCGGATCGCGATCTGTGCAGAGAGCCGCATTGAGACTTCCCACAAGCGCagtggtgaccccgacgtggAGTTGTCCCTAGCCGGGTGCAACCGCAGAGACCCGGACAATACATCCCTAGCGAGCAAGTGTAATGGTGACCCCGACATGGATCCATCCCTAGCGGCGATCAAGCGGagtggtgaccccgacatgGATTCACCCCGAACGGGGATCAAGAGGAGTGCCGGTGGTGACCCTGACAACAACAACCGACAGGTGCTCACGCCGAACAAGATCAGGAAGATCAGTGGCTCGGATCAAATCACTTCCACTACAGAAG aAACAGAGGAGCTCACAAACAGCCTGAGAAGCACGAACATCATCTCGAAGTCCAAGTACCTGGGCAAGGCGCGGCGCGTGGGGCTGCCGCGGCCACGGAAGACAG TGCACGCCAACAGCCCGTCGAGCGACAAGTCGGTGGAGAACTACGAGGActcccccccgcccccgcgccgcgccccccgcgcgcccgcgcAGCGCTACGACACCAGCGACCTCTACAAGCCGAAACTGCACTTCCTGTCGCGCCGGAACAACGTCACTTAG
- the LOC105394578 gene encoding glutamyl-tRNA(Gln) amidotransferase subunit A, mitochondrial, which translates to MNKLSSLTIKQIHQAYRDKLLTPTSFIDQCIEKTKQTKHLNAFVTVTEEIAENHGMESEKRLYKDKKMKALDGISVGVKDNFCTKDVPTTCGSNMLRGFRPTYDATVVARLRGAGACLLGKCNLDEFAMGSGTVDSIFGPTRNPWGYDEQDWRITGGSSGGSAAAVAAGAVTAALGSDTGGSTRNPAAYCGLVGLKPTYGLVSRYGLIPLVNSMDVPGILTRTVEDAAVVLNCIAGPDDLDSTTIKKEFKPVSIKEDFDLSNVRIGIPKEYYCEGMSEEVVDTWRKVADLLENEKAQVRSVSMPHTSISIAVYSILNQCEVASNMARYDGLQYGLRTDKDYSTEELYASSRSQGFNNVVRSRIFTGNYFLLARNYEKYFMKALKLRRLISDDFTKVFDIDTGVDILLTPTTLSEAPLYSEFCSLHNRDQCARQDYCTQAANLAGAPAVALPAALSRRRLPLSLQLTAPPLAEDLLLNVARKIERLVNFPTIDSVNNVISL; encoded by the coding sequence ATGAACAAATTATCATctttaacaataaaacaaattcaCCAGGCGTATCGCGATAAACTATTAACACCCACTAGCTTCATAGATCAGTGTATAGAGAAAACTAAGCAGACGAAGCATTTAAACGCTTTTGTGACTGTAACTGAGGAAATAGCTGAGAACCATGGCATGGAGAGCGAAAAGAGACTTTACAAGGACAAGAAAATGAAGGCTTTGGATGGCATCAGCGTGGGCGTGAAGGACAACTTCTGCACCAAAGACGTCCCCACGACCTGCGGGTCCAATATGCTGCGCGGCTTCCGGCCCACGTACGACGCCACGGTGGTGGCGCGGCTtcgcggcgccggcgcctgCCTGCTTGGCAAGTGCAACCTCGACGAGTTTGCCATGGGCTCCGGCACCGTCGACTCCATATTCGGCCCCACTCGGAACCCGTGGGGCTACGACGAGCAGGACTGGAGGATCACCGGCGGCAGCTCGGgcggcagcgcggcggcggtggcggcgggtGCGGTAACCGCGGCGCTGGGCTCGGACACCGGCGGCTCCACACGCAACCCCGCCGCCTACTGCGGGCTCGTCGGCCTCAAGCCCACCTATGGACTGGTCTCACGATACGGTCTCATACCTCTAGTTAACTCTATGGATGTCCCAGGCATCCTCACTAGAACTGTGGAAGATGCCGCCGTAGTCCTCAACTGTATCGCTGGGCCTGATGATTTGGATTCAACAACCATTAAAAAAGAATTCAAGCCAGTGTCTATAAAAGAGGACTTTGATCTGTCTAATGTAAGAATAGGAATACCAAAAGAGTATTACTGTGAGGGTATGAGTGAGGAGGTGGTAGACACGTGGAGGAAGGTTGCAGATTTGCTTGAAAATGAAAAGGCCCAAGTGAGATCCGTATCCATGCCGCACACGTCCATATCTATCGCAGTGTACTCCATCCTGAACCAGTGTGAGGTGGCCAGCAACATGGCACGGTACGACGGGCTCCAGTACGGCCTGCGCACAGACAAAGACTACTCAACAGAGGAACTTTACGCTTCATCTCGGTCACAAGGCTTCAACAATGTAGTGCGATCCAGAATATTCACTGGAAACTATTTCTTACTAGCTCGAAACTATGAGAAGTACTTCATGAAGGCATTAAAACTGCGCAGACTGATATCAGATGACTTCACCAAAGTGTTTGACATAGACACAGGAGTGGACATCCTGTTGACGCCGACCACTCTCTCTGAGGCTCCACTGTACTCTGAGTTCTGCTCGCTGCACAACCGCGACCAGTGCGCTCGGCAGGACTACTGCACGCAGGCGGCCAACCTGGCGGGCGCGCCGGCCGTGGCGCTGCCCGCGGCGCTgtcccgccgccgcctgccgcTGTCGCTGCAGCtcaccgcgccgccgctggCCGAGGACCTGCTGCTCAATGTCGCCAGGAAGATCGAGCGCCTCGTCAACTTTCCCACTATAGATAGTGTCAATAATGTGATTAGCTTGTAG